In Alkalihalobacillus sp. AL-G, the genomic stretch TTCGATCGACTGCTGTTCATTTTTATATAACTGCATTTTATTTTCATTAATTTCTTGAATCCCTTGAGCTAGCGTACGAATCATCGACAGGTCTTTAATACCAGACAGCAGGTGATAATACCAGCTGCTATAATAATCTCCAGCTAATACAGTTAATTGTCTGTTTTTAATATCAGAATCCTCATTAACATCATGATTTGTAACTTTCTCATGGGTATCAAGGGCAATTTGTACAAGCATTGTGGATACCGCATACTGTTCACGCTCTTTTTTACTCAGATCTTTTTCACTGAGCATGATGTGAACTAAAAGAAGCTTATCTTCATCGATTACGGGACGATCAATAAAGCGCATTAAATATGGATGTTGTAATCGTTGATCTATATTGTGCATCAATGTTGATATTGTCCGGCTAGTTTCGTTGTTCATCATTCTGCTCTCGGCCCCCACCAAATTCGATGTAACCTATAATAACGACTCCGCTATTGTCGCTTTATATAAGGCGTACCTTTTCCAATGCTATTATATCATAA encodes the following:
- a CDS encoding heptaprenyl diphosphate synthase component 1 → MMNNETSRTISTLMHNIDQRLQHPYLMRFIDRPVIDEDKLLLVHIMLSEKDLSKKEREQYAVSTMLVQIALDTHEKVTNHDVNEDSDIKNRQLTVLAGDYYSSWYYHLLSGIKDLSMIRTLAQGIQEINENKMQLYKNEQQSIEKSMDNLRRIESTLLLKTAEHFHLPLWKGIADEYLFMKRLLNERKSIMNNEFTPLAKKISNQLARSKANWHGLKQQLLEILDGYLFHSKSRLEKLWSEEPLMHGLLDQRMRNYTKRSGLPIERYAEEG